From a region of the Pukyongiella litopenaei genome:
- a CDS encoding response regulator transcription factor yields MSRRVLLVEDEPNIVEAIRFLLTRDGWHVDSHADGTDVVEVIEAAQPDLVILDLMLPGRSGMDILRDLRDRPGFERLPVLMLTARGQTRDRELAERAGVSRFMTKPFSNAEVLTAVRDLLAQASRP; encoded by the coding sequence ATGAGCCGGCGCGTGCTGCTGGTCGAAGACGAGCCGAACATCGTCGAGGCAATCCGGTTCCTGTTGACGCGCGACGGCTGGCATGTGGACAGCCATGCCGACGGCACCGACGTGGTCGAGGTGATCGAGGCGGCGCAGCCCGATCTCGTGATCCTCGACCTGATGCTGCCCGGCCGCAGCGGCATGGATATCCTGCGCGACCTGCGCGACCGGCCCGGCTTTGAACGGCTGCCGGTGCTGATGCTGACCGCGCGCGGGCAGACCCGCGACCGCGAACTGGCCGAACGCGCGGGCGTCAGCCGGTTCATGACCAAGCCGTTTTCGAACGCCGAGGTGCTGACGGCGGTGCGGGATCTGCTGGCGCAGGCGTCACGGCCCTAG
- a CDS encoding helix-turn-helix transcriptional regulator encodes MGRDTARDTLTGSRIRERRAVTGLRQAELARLVGISPSYLNLIEHNRRRIGGKLLVDIAAQLGVEPSMLTEGAEAALIASLREAAADANTSGDEIARADEFAGRFPAWAGVLAHHQRHIAALERTVETLSDRLTHDPQLAASLHEVLSTAAAIRSTAAILAEPGDIDAEWRDRFHRNINQDAERLAESSKTLMRFLDDSEVSSEKRGMPQEEAEAFFAAHDYHFPALENGRDNPERLARSAPELATEAARAIAHDALVQYAADAALMPLGALRRALARFGPDPVALQRAFSAALPAVFRRLAALPRDLMPQEAGLVVCDASGSILFRKPVTGFALPRFGASCPLWPLFVALNRPMVPVRRAVSQLGRSAARFDCMAVAEPHGATGFGRDPVYRSVMLILPLPDEVQPDEVQPVGSSCRVCPRPACRARREPSILGEGF; translated from the coding sequence ATGGGCCGGGATACCGCGCGGGACACGCTGACTGGCAGCCGAATTCGCGAACGCCGCGCCGTGACCGGGCTGCGCCAGGCCGAACTGGCGCGGCTGGTGGGGATCTCGCCGTCCTATCTCAACCTGATCGAACACAACCGGCGCCGGATCGGCGGCAAGCTCTTGGTGGACATTGCCGCGCAGCTGGGGGTCGAGCCGTCGATGCTGACTGAAGGCGCCGAGGCGGCATTGATCGCGTCGCTACGCGAGGCGGCGGCCGATGCGAATACCAGCGGTGACGAGATTGCCCGCGCCGACGAGTTTGCCGGGCGCTTTCCGGCCTGGGCCGGGGTGCTGGCCCATCACCAGCGCCATATCGCCGCGCTGGAACGCACGGTGGAAACGCTGTCGGACCGGCTCACCCATGATCCGCAACTGGCGGCGTCGCTGCACGAGGTGCTTTCGACCGCCGCCGCGATCCGGTCCACCGCCGCGATCCTCGCCGAGCCGGGGGATATCGACGCCGAATGGCGCGACCGGTTCCATCGCAACATCAACCAGGATGCCGAGCGGCTGGCAGAAAGCTCGAAGACGTTGATGCGCTTTCTCGACGACAGCGAGGTCAGCAGCGAGAAACGCGGAATGCCGCAGGAAGAGGCCGAGGCCTTCTTTGCCGCGCATGACTATCATTTTCCGGCCCTCGAGAACGGGCGCGACAACCCCGAGCGGCTGGCCCGTTCGGCGCCGGAACTGGCGACCGAGGCGGCCCGCGCGATCGCGCATGATGCGCTGGTGCAATATGCCGCCGACGCCGCCCTGATGCCGCTGGGCGCGCTGCGCCGGGCGTTGGCGCGGTTCGGGCCGGACCCGGTGGCGCTGCAGCGTGCGTTTTCCGCCGCGCTGCCGGCGGTGTTCCGGCGGCTGGCGGCGCTGCCGCGGGACCTGATGCCGCAGGAGGCCGGGCTGGTGGTGTGCGATGCCTCGGGCAGCATCCTGTTCCGCAAGCCGGTGACCGGGTTCGCGCTGCCGCGCTTTGGCGCCTCCTGTCCGCTGTGGCCATTGTTCGTGGCCCTCAACCGGCCCATGGTTCCCGTGCGCCGGGCGGTGTCGCAGCTTGGCCGGTCCGCGGCGCGGTTCGACTGCATGGCCGTCGCCGAACCGCATGGCGCGACCGGGTTCGGCCGTGATCCGGTATACCGGTCGGTCATGCTCATCCTTCCGTTGCCCGACGAGGTGCAGCCCGACGAGGTGCAGCCGGTCGGAAGCTCGTGCCGGGTCTGCCCGCGACCCGCCTGCAGGGCCCGGCGCGAGCCATCGATTCTGGGCGAAGGGTTTTGA
- a CDS encoding substrate-binding protein — protein sequence MSKSDVTRRGVLKSGAVAGAGVALPTIFTASSASAYMNEPTGGSVTLGFNVPQTGPYADEGADELRAYELAVEHLNGGGDGGMLSTFSSKELDGTGILGKKVEYVTGDTQTKSDAARASAKSMIEKDGAIMITGGSSSGVAVAVQGLCQEAGVIFMAGLTHSNDTTGKDKKANGFRHFFNAYMSAAALAPVLENLYGSDRKAYHLTADYTWGWTQEESIAAATEAMGWETIEKVKTPLAATDFSSYIAPVLNSGADVLILNHYGGNMVNSLTNAVQFGLREKQVNGKNFEIVVPLYSRLMAKGAGENVKGIVGSTNWHWSLQDDASKAFVKSFGTKYGFPPSQAAHTCYVQTLLYADAVTRAKSFNPCDVAAALEGFEFDGLGNGPTLYRAEDHQCFKDVLVVRGKENPTSEFDLLEVVEITPAAQVTYPPDHPMFAGGQLGECNPGA from the coding sequence ATGTCCAAATCTGATGTCACACGTCGCGGCGTGCTGAAATCCGGTGCCGTCGCGGGCGCCGGCGTGGCGCTGCCGACGATCTTTACCGCATCGTCCGCCTCGGCCTACATGAACGAACCGACCGGGGGATCGGTGACGCTGGGCTTCAACGTGCCGCAGACCGGCCCCTATGCCGACGAAGGCGCCGACGAGCTGCGCGCCTATGAACTGGCGGTCGAGCATCTCAATGGCGGGGGCGATGGCGGGATGCTGTCCACCTTCAGCTCCAAGGAACTCGACGGCACCGGCATCCTCGGCAAGAAGGTCGAATACGTCACCGGCGACACCCAGACCAAATCCGACGCCGCGCGCGCCTCGGCCAAGTCGATGATCGAGAAGGACGGTGCGATCATGATCACCGGCGGCTCGTCCTCGGGCGTGGCGGTCGCGGTCCAGGGTCTCTGCCAGGAGGCGGGCGTGATCTTCATGGCCGGGCTGACCCATTCCAACGACACCACCGGCAAGGACAAGAAGGCCAACGGGTTCCGCCATTTCTTCAACGCCTACATGTCGGCCGCGGCGCTGGCGCCGGTGCTCGAGAACCTCTATGGCAGCGACCGCAAGGCCTATCACCTGACCGCCGACTACACCTGGGGCTGGACCCAGGAAGAATCGATCGCGGCGGCCACCGAGGCGATGGGCTGGGAGACCATCGAGAAGGTCAAGACGCCGCTGGCGGCAACCGATTTCTCGTCCTACATCGCGCCGGTCCTGAACTCGGGCGCCGATGTGCTGATCCTGAACCACTATGGCGGCAACATGGTCAACTCGCTGACCAACGCGGTGCAGTTCGGGTTGCGCGAAAAGCAGGTGAACGGCAAGAATTTCGAGATCGTCGTGCCCCTCTATTCGCGCCTGATGGCCAAGGGCGCCGGCGAGAACGTCAAGGGCATCGTCGGGTCGACCAACTGGCACTGGTCGCTGCAGGACGACGCCTCGAAGGCGTTCGTGAAATCCTTCGGCACCAAATACGGCTTCCCGCCCAGCCAGGCGGCCCATACCTGCTATGTGCAGACGCTGCTCTATGCGGATGCGGTCACCCGCGCCAAGTCGTTCAACCCCTGCGATGTCGCCGCCGCGCTGGAAGGCTTCGAGTTCGACGGGCTGGGCAACGGGCCGACGCTCTACCGCGCCGAGGATCACCAGTGCTTCAAGGACGTTCTGGTGGTGCGCGGCAAGGAGAACCCGACCAGCGAATTCGACCTGCTCGAAGTGGTCGAGATCACCCCGGCCGCCCAGGTCACCTATCCGCCCGATCACCCGATGTTCGCCGGCGGCCAGCTGGGTGAATGCAACCCGGGCGCCTGA
- a CDS encoding branched-chain amino acid ABC transporter permease, with product MDAFLLQILNGLDKGSAYALIALGLTLIFGTLGVVNFAHGALFMIGAFCAVTLQRILNLSFETVDETQKDFLGNALKVKTPYVEAWFGPETGAAIIDWSVPLAILFAIPIMLAVGFIMERGLIKHFYKREHADQILVTFGLAIVLQEVIKYFFGANPIQTPPPDALRGSVDLGVMIGFEVNAIIYPIWRLIYFLFASLIIAAVFAFLQFTTFGMVVRAGMADRETVGLLGINIDRRFTIMFGIAAAVAGLAGVMYGPLNPPNYHMGMDFLVLSFVVVVVGGMGSLPGAVLAGFLLGILESFASTSWATTTIPGINQIIIYLVAIIILLTRPRGLMGRKGVMEE from the coding sequence ATGGACGCATTTCTACTGCAAATCCTGAACGGGCTCGACAAGGGGTCGGCCTATGCGCTGATCGCGCTGGGACTGACGCTGATCTTCGGCACGCTGGGGGTGGTCAACTTTGCCCACGGGGCGCTGTTCATGATCGGCGCCTTCTGCGCCGTGACGCTGCAACGCATACTGAACCTGAGTTTTGAAACCGTCGACGAAACCCAGAAGGATTTCCTGGGCAACGCGCTGAAGGTCAAGACCCCCTATGTCGAGGCCTGGTTCGGCCCCGAAACCGGCGCCGCGATCATCGACTGGTCGGTGCCGCTGGCGATCCTGTTCGCCATCCCGATCATGCTGGCCGTCGGCTTCATCATGGAGCGGGGGCTGATCAAGCATTTCTACAAGCGCGAACATGCCGACCAGATCCTGGTGACCTTCGGGCTGGCCATCGTGCTGCAGGAAGTGATCAAGTATTTCTTTGGCGCCAACCCGATCCAGACCCCGCCGCCCGACGCGCTGCGCGGCTCGGTCGACCTGGGCGTGATGATCGGGTTCGAGGTGAACGCCATCATCTATCCGATCTGGCGGCTGATCTATTTCCTGTTCGCCTCGCTGATCATCGCCGCCGTGTTCGCCTTTCTCCAGTTCACCACCTTCGGCATGGTGGTCCGCGCCGGCATGGCCGACCGCGAAACCGTCGGGCTGCTGGGCATCAATATCGACCGGCGGTTCACCATCATGTTCGGCATCGCCGCCGCCGTGGCGGGGCTGGCCGGGGTGATGTACGGGCCGCTCAACCCGCCCAACTATCACATGGGGATGGATTTCCTGGTGCTGTCCTTCGTGGTGGTCGTTGTGGGCGGCATGGGGTCTCTGCCCGGCGCGGTGCTGGCCGGGTTCCTGCTGGGCATTCTCGAAAGCTTCGCCTCGACCAGCTGGGCCACGACGACGATCCCGGGCATCAACCAGATCATCATCTACCTGGTCGCGATCATCATTCTGCTCACCCGCCCACGGGGCCTGATGGGCCGCAAGGGCGTGATGGAGGAATAG
- a CDS encoding branched-chain amino acid ABC transporter permease: protein MLGLDKKDTTLLAVVAVLTLLAPFILNPFPAGSAMAQFNAGYPDLMQRFVIFGIFALGFNILFGLTGYLSFGHAAFLGVGSYSAVWIFKLLTYNVIPAIALAVVIAGLFSLFIGYISLRRSGIYFSILTLAFAQMSFALAYSVLSNPKFNLTNGETGLQVYADDPQWLHRDGLPELPHLFGLSMRSTYTLDLGAWSFDFNAGYYLCAAILMVVFYLAIRIFRSPFGMMLRAVKSNQQRMNYTGLNARPYTLAAFVISGMYAGLAGGLMAAMDPLAGAERMQWTASGEVVLMTILGGTGTLIGPVLGAGFIKYFENIFSKINDNVLHQWFAFLPDGMEDFMVFIVHPFIGKGWHLTLGILFMLVVIFLPGGLVEGGQRISAWLRGGRARRERRAANKTEPAE from the coding sequence ATGCTGGGACTGGACAAGAAAGACACGACCCTGCTGGCAGTGGTGGCGGTTCTCACCCTGCTCGCCCCCTTCATCCTGAACCCGTTTCCCGCCGGCAGCGCCATGGCACAGTTCAACGCCGGCTATCCGGACCTGATGCAGCGGTTCGTGATCTTCGGGATCTTCGCCCTCGGCTTCAACATCCTGTTCGGCCTGACCGGGTATCTGAGCTTCGGCCATGCCGCGTTTCTCGGCGTGGGCTCCTATTCGGCGGTGTGGATCTTCAAGCTGCTCACCTACAACGTGATCCCGGCCATTGCGCTGGCCGTGGTGATCGCGGGCCTGTTTTCACTGTTCATCGGCTATATCAGCCTGCGGCGGTCGGGGATCTATTTCTCGATCCTGACGCTGGCCTTTGCGCAGATGTCCTTTGCGCTGGCCTATTCGGTGCTGTCGAACCCGAAATTCAACCTGACCAACGGCGAAACCGGGTTGCAGGTCTATGCCGACGACCCGCAATGGCTGCACCGGGACGGGCTGCCCGAACTGCCGCACCTGTTCGGCCTGTCGATGCGGTCGACCTACACGCTGGACCTGGGCGCGTGGAGCTTCGATTTCAACGCGGGCTATTACCTGTGCGCGGCGATCCTGATGGTGGTGTTCTACCTGGCGATCCGCATCTTCCGGTCGCCGTTCGGGATGATGCTGCGCGCGGTGAAATCGAACCAGCAGCGGATGAACTATACCGGCCTGAACGCGCGGCCCTACACTCTGGCGGCCTTCGTGATCTCGGGCATGTATGCCGGGCTGGCCGGCGGGCTGATGGCGGCGATGGACCCGCTGGCGGGCGCCGAACGGATGCAGTGGACGGCCAGCGGCGAAGTGGTGCTGATGACCATTCTCGGCGGCACCGGCACCCTGATCGGGCCGGTCCTGGGCGCGGGCTTCATCAAGTATTTCGAGAACATCTTCTCGAAGATCAACGACAACGTCCTGCATCAGTGGTTCGCCTTCCTGCCCGACGGGATGGAGGATTTCATGGTCTTCATCGTGCATCCATTCATCGGCAAGGGCTGGCACCTGACCCTGGGCATCCTGTTCATGCTGGTGGTGATCTTCCTGCCCGGCGGGCTGGTCGAGGGGGGCCAGCGCATCAGCGCCTGGCTGCGCGGCGGCCGGGCCCGGCGTGAGCGCCGCGCGGCGAACAAGACCGAACCGGCCGAGTAA
- a CDS encoding ABC transporter ATP-binding protein, with translation MGILEVKNVSKNFGGLKALSDVNLSVAENTVHAIIGPNGAGKSTLLNCLVGKLIPDTGSVMFDGQSVLGRHPYEINQMGISRVFQTPEIFGDLTVLENMMIPCFAKRDGAFEMNALAPVGKQRDIVDRAEHMLDDMNMSDKRHMHAAALSRGDKRRLEIGMCLSQEPRLLLLDEPTAGMARADTNNTIDLLKEIKEDRDITIAIIEHDMHVVFSLAERITVLAQGTPLVEDTPENIKGHPKVREAYLGESA, from the coding sequence ATGGGTATTCTCGAAGTCAAGAACGTCTCGAAGAACTTCGGCGGTCTCAAGGCGCTGTCGGACGTGAACCTGAGCGTCGCGGAAAACACCGTGCACGCGATCATCGGGCCGAACGGCGCGGGCAAGTCGACCCTGCTGAACTGCCTGGTGGGCAAGCTGATCCCCGACACCGGCAGCGTCATGTTCGACGGCCAGTCGGTGCTGGGGCGTCACCCCTATGAGATCAACCAGATGGGGATCAGCCGGGTATTCCAGACCCCCGAGATCTTTGGTGATCTCACGGTGCTGGAAAACATGATGATCCCCTGTTTCGCCAAGCGTGACGGCGCGTTCGAGATGAACGCGCTCGCCCCGGTCGGCAAACAGCGCGACATCGTCGACCGGGCCGAACACATGCTGGACGACATGAACATGTCGGACAAGCGCCACATGCACGCCGCGGCGCTGTCGCGCGGCGACAAGCGGCGGCTGGAGATCGGCATGTGCCTGAGCCAGGAACCCCGCCTGCTGCTGCTGGACGAACCCACCGCCGGCATGGCGCGGGCGGATACCAACAACACCATCGACCTGCTCAAGGAAATCAAGGAAGACCGCGACATCACCATCGCGATCATCGAACATGACATGCATGTCGTGTTCAGCCTGGCCGAGCGGATCACGGTGCTGGCGCAGGGCACGCCGCTGGTCGAGGACACGCCGGAAAACATCAAGGGGCACCCGAAGGTGCGCGAAGCCTATCTGGGCGAGTCGGCGTAA
- a CDS encoding ABC transporter ATP-binding protein, translating into MNVKPDFSKNANLAETAPAFLSVWDMHAYYGESYIVQGISFNVHEGEILALLGRNGAGKTSTLRSIARIGSPLVTHGEIWLDHQPLHNMASHEAATAGLALVPEDRRIIPGLTVEENLQLAQIAPPVGWSFERLYELFPRLGERRKQEGVTLSGGEQQMLAIARALARDVKVLLLDEPYEGLAPVIVDEIEKTLIHIKEQGMTTIIVEQNAVRALELADRAVILDTGGIVFDGAASEVLGNAELRAEYLAI; encoded by the coding sequence ATGAACGTCAAACCGGACTTTTCCAAGAACGCCAACCTCGCCGAAACCGCCCCGGCCTTCCTGTCGGTCTGGGACATGCATGCGTATTACGGCGAAAGCTACATCGTGCAGGGGATTTCCTTCAACGTGCATGAAGGCGAGATCCTGGCGCTGCTGGGCCGCAACGGCGCGGGCAAGACCTCGACGCTGAGGTCGATCGCCCGGATCGGATCGCCGCTGGTGACCCATGGCGAGATCTGGCTGGATCACCAACCCCTCCACAACATGGCCAGCCATGAGGCCGCCACCGCCGGGCTGGCGCTGGTGCCCGAGGACCGCCGGATCATCCCCGGCCTGACCGTCGAGGAGAACCTGCAACTGGCGCAGATCGCACCGCCCGTCGGCTGGTCGTTCGAACGGCTGTACGAACTGTTCCCGCGGCTGGGCGAGCGGCGCAAACAGGAAGGCGTGACGCTGTCGGGCGGCGAACAGCAGATGCTGGCCATCGCCCGCGCGCTGGCCCGCGATGTCAAGGTGCTGCTGCTGGACGAACCCTATGAAGGGCTGGCGCCGGTGATCGTGGACGAGATCGAAAAGACCCTCATCCACATCAAGGAACAGGGCATGACCACGATCATCGTGGAACAGAACGCGGTGCGCGCGCTGGAACTGGCCGACCGGGCGGTGATCCTCGACACCGGCGGGATCGTCTTTGACGGCGCCGCCTCCGAGGTGCTGGGCAATGCCGAATTACGGGCCGAATACCTGGCGATCTGA
- a CDS encoding DUF1028 domain-containing protein, whose protein sequence is MTFSILARDPETGAIGGAAATGSLCVGGWVLRGDLASGMSASQGAAPSTFWGEDVLSLMRGGLGAAAAVERVVAADEGRDFRQLSALDIHDGACTHTGAHTGASNLDEKGHLAFPGGIAAGNMLAGRDVLAALVEGYRAAAGSFDRRLLAALRAARDAGGDFRGLLSAALLVLHPDRPPLTLRIDHHPEDPLGALMALHERATTGDYAGWVRQVPVSTDRTRVPD, encoded by the coding sequence ATGACCTTTTCCATTCTGGCACGCGATCCCGAAACCGGCGCCATCGGCGGCGCGGCGGCGACCGGGAGCCTCTGCGTCGGCGGCTGGGTGCTGCGCGGCGATCTTGCATCGGGCATGTCCGCCAGCCAGGGCGCGGCGCCCTCGACCTTCTGGGGCGAGGACGTGCTGAGCCTGATGCGCGGCGGGCTGGGGGCCGCGGCGGCGGTGGAGCGGGTGGTCGCGGCCGACGAGGGCCGCGATTTCAGACAACTGTCGGCGCTGGATATCCATGATGGGGCCTGCACCCATACCGGCGCCCATACCGGGGCATCCAACCTGGACGAAAAGGGTCATCTGGCCTTTCCCGGTGGCATAGCCGCCGGCAACATGCTGGCGGGCCGGGACGTGCTGGCGGCGCTGGTCGAGGGGTATCGGGCGGCGGCGGGGTCCTTCGATCGCCGGTTGCTGGCGGCGCTGCGGGCGGCGCGTGACGCGGGGGGCGATTTTCGCGGCCTGCTGTCGGCCGCTCTGCTGGTTCTGCACCCGGACCGGCCACCGCTGACGCTGCGCATAGATCATCACCCCGAGGATCCGCTCGGCGCGCTGATGGCCCTGCATGAACGGGCGACGACCGGGGATTATGCCGGTTGGGTGCGGCAGGTGCCGGTCTCGACCGACAGGACCCGTGTTCCCGACTGA
- a CDS encoding ABC transporter substrate-binding protein — protein sequence MKLVSWTRRSLLVAAAGVAAAIAGLPDPAAAQTPPGVLIVGQIAEPKSLDPAAVTAVNDFRILVNVYEGLTRYKPGTLEVEPALATGWSISDDGTEYTFTLRDGVMFHDGTPFNAEAVKFNFDRMLDENHPFHDTGPFPLSFFFGAVQSTEAVDDKTVKFTLNAPYAPFLSNLAYPTGLMVSPDAVKAHGKEFGRNPVGTGPFKFAEWRSNEAVVVERNDAYWGDAAGTEAVVFRPITDANTRVAEMLAGGIDMMVEVPPTSLGQFQGDGFIVTEQAGPHVWFLILNAKEGPFADQKVRQAANYAINKEAIVNDVLEGTATVAAGPTPPAFAWAYNDDLDPYPYDPDKARALIAEAGAEGAELTFYVTEGGSGMLDPIPMGTAIQADLEAVGFDVKIETYEWNTFLGEVNPGLEGKADMAEMAWMTNDPDTLPYLALRSGAWPDKGGFNSGYYANDKVDELLEAARAATDQDERARLYREMQVIVQEDAPWVFVANWKQNAVTSDRVENFRLEPSFLLHLQGVVKN from the coding sequence ATGAAGCTCGTGTCCTGGACTCGCAGGAGTCTCCTCGTCGCAGCCGCCGGGGTGGCCGCTGCGATCGCCGGATTGCCGGACCCCGCCGCCGCCCAGACACCGCCCGGGGTGCTGATCGTCGGCCAGATCGCGGAACCGAAATCGCTCGATCCGGCGGCGGTCACCGCCGTCAATGATTTCCGGATCCTGGTGAACGTCTACGAAGGTCTGACGCGCTACAAACCCGGCACGCTCGAGGTCGAACCGGCGCTCGCAACCGGCTGGTCGATCAGCGATGACGGGACCGAATACACCTTTACCTTGCGCGACGGCGTGATGTTTCACGACGGCACCCCGTTCAACGCCGAGGCGGTGAAGTTCAATTTCGACCGCATGCTGGACGAAAACCACCCCTTTCACGACACCGGCCCGTTTCCGCTGTCCTTCTTCTTCGGCGCGGTTCAATCGACCGAAGCGGTCGATGACAAGACCGTCAAGTTCACACTCAACGCTCCCTACGCGCCGTTCCTGTCGAACCTCGCCTATCCGACCGGGCTGATGGTTTCACCCGACGCGGTAAAGGCGCATGGCAAGGAATTCGGCCGCAACCCGGTGGGAACCGGACCGTTCAAATTCGCCGAGTGGCGGTCGAACGAAGCGGTGGTGGTCGAACGCAACGATGCCTATTGGGGCGACGCTGCTGGCACCGAGGCGGTGGTGTTCCGCCCGATCACCGATGCCAACACCCGCGTGGCCGAGATGCTGGCCGGTGGTATCGACATGATGGTCGAGGTGCCGCCCACCTCGCTTGGCCAGTTCCAGGGCGATGGCTTTATCGTCACTGAACAGGCCGGCCCGCATGTGTGGTTCCTGATCCTGAACGCCAAGGAAGGCCCGTTTGCCGACCAGAAGGTGCGGCAGGCCGCGAATTACGCGATCAACAAGGAAGCCATCGTGAACGACGTGCTGGAAGGCACCGCCACGGTCGCCGCCGGGCCGACACCGCCCGCCTTTGCCTGGGCCTATAACGACGATCTCGACCCCTACCCATACGACCCCGACAAGGCTAGGGCGCTGATCGCCGAAGCCGGGGCCGAAGGCGCGGAACTGACCTTCTACGTCACCGAGGGCGGGTCGGGCATGCTCGATCCCATCCCGATGGGCACCGCGATCCAGGCCGATCTGGAAGCGGTCGGTTTCGACGTGAAAATCGAGACCTACGAATGGAATACCTTCCTCGGCGAGGTGAACCCGGGCCTCGAAGGCAAGGCCGACATGGCCGAAATGGCGTGGATGACCAACGACCCCGACACCTTGCCCTATCTGGCGCTGCGGTCCGGGGCCTGGCCCGACAAGGGCGGCTTCAACTCGGGCTATTATGCCAATGACAAGGTCGACGAACTGCTTGAAGCGGCCCGCGCCGCGACCGATCAGGACGAACGCGCCCGGCTCTACCGCGAGATGCAGGTCATCGTGCAGGAGGACGCGCCCTGGGTCTTTGTCGCCAACTGGAAACAGAATGCGGTGACCAGCGACCGGGTCGAGAATTTCCGACTGGAGCCTTCGTTCCTGCTGCACCTGCAGGGCGTGGTCAAGAACTGA
- a CDS encoding ABC transporter permease — MGGYILKRLVSAIPVLLGITIIVFLIMSLIPGDPATAILGAYATPDNVEKLNRDLGLDKPMVQRYFIWLGNMLTGDFGRSFSLNRPVLDEILERFNATLILAGTSFVLCSLLGILAGVISAARQYGLADKAITFVVLIGISVPSFFLGMMMILLFAVNLRWLPVSGMYAIYGGGDLPDLVNHLVMPALALAAVATGVIARLSRSAMLEVLRQDYIRTARAKGVPERKVIMGHALRAAMVSIIPVLGIQAGFVLSGAVYIEIVFQWPGVGRMLVDAILKRDLLLVQGGVVFVAACYVMFNIAVDVAQSLLDPRIKT, encoded by the coding sequence ATGGGCGGCTACATCCTGAAACGGCTGGTATCGGCGATCCCGGTGCTGCTAGGGATCACGATCATCGTGTTCCTGATCATGTCGCTGATCCCCGGCGACCCGGCCACGGCCATTCTGGGCGCCTATGCCACGCCCGACAATGTCGAAAAGCTCAACCGCGACCTCGGGCTCGATAAACCGATGGTCCAGCGCTATTTCATCTGGCTCGGCAACATGCTGACCGGCGATTTCGGCCGCTCGTTTTCGCTCAACCGCCCGGTGCTGGACGAGATCCTCGAACGGTTCAACGCCACGCTGATCCTCGCCGGGACCAGTTTCGTGCTGTGTTCCCTGCTCGGCATACTCGCCGGGGTGATCTCGGCGGCGCGGCAATACGGGCTGGCGGACAAGGCGATCACCTTCGTGGTGCTGATCGGCATCTCGGTGCCGTCCTTCTTTCTCGGCATGATGATGATCCTGCTCTTTGCCGTGAACCTGCGCTGGCTGCCGGTCAGCGGCATGTATGCGATCTATGGCGGCGGCGACCTGCCCGACCTGGTCAATCATCTCGTCATGCCGGCGCTGGCGCTGGCGGCGGTCGCCACCGGCGTCATCGCGCGGCTGTCGCGGTCGGCCATGCTCGAGGTGCTGCGGCAGGATTACATCCGCACCGCCCGCGCCAAGGGCGTGCCCGAACGAAAGGTCATCATGGGGCATGCGCTGCGGGCGGCGATGGTGTCGATCATCCCGGTTCTCGGCATTCAGGCCGGGTTCGTGCTGTCGGGCGCGGTCTATATCGAGATCGTGTTCCAGTGGCCGGGCGTGGGCCGGATGCTGGTCGATGCGATCCTCAAGCGCGACCTGCTGCTGGTGCAGGGCGGCGTGGTCTTCGTCGCCGCCTGTTACGTCATGTTCAACATCGCGGTGGATGTCGCGCAGAGCCTGCTCGATCCGAGGATCAAGACATGA